One Archangium violaceum genomic window, GTGACTGGGAGCACGGTTTCGGCGTGGGGAGTCCCGGGGCCATCCTCGGCCGGGCTGGTCCGCAACACGATGAACCCCGGCAGCTCGAGAGGTGCCGGGTCCTCGAATTTGATGAGCCAGCGCCAGCTCCCGTCCGCCAGACGCTGGGGCTTATCGACGATGACTGTCTCCTGGTCTTCCTGGGCCCCTGCGACTCTCGGGCGGGGAATGGAGAGGGCCGTCTCGAGGCAATCGAGTTTCACCTTGGGTTGCAAGACCTTCGGTGGTTTAGAGGTATCAGCCCACCATATTCGCGACGACTGGCTCAAGACATGCATGAAGGCTGAGGTCGAGCGCGTTGGGTTGAGTTATCGGGCACAAGGCAGAGGAAGCCCGCCCCGGGGCAGCGGGTAGCAAGCAGGAGGAGATGGAGAGGGGAGTGGGGAGAGTGCGACACGTGAGCTGCAATTGACTCCAGGCAGCTACGTGATGTGCGCTGTGCTCAGCGAGCCCAGCTTCGTCCACAGCTTCTGCCAGAGGCTGGCCGACTCCCGGCCAATGACCAGCACCACTCTTCTGGCGTGTAACAGCACCCGCGCGGCTACTTTGAGCACCCGCTCGCGCACACGGAGCAGCCCCAGCCCTCGCCCGTGGCCTGCTCCATCAGCACGCGCGCGGCGTGCACCAGGTTGTAGGCCAGGGCATTGAGCAACAGGCGTACCTCGTTGTTGGCGAAGGCGTCGATGGACACCGCGCGCTGGACGGGCGGCTGCCCCCGGTACTTGGACTTGGGCCGTCTGGCCGAGGAGAGCGCCGGGGCCAGCACGTCCATGAGCTCTCCGAAGTGGCCCTCCGCCGTGCCGCGTTGGCGGTAGTGCTCCAGCAGCGCCTGTGCCGGCATCTGCTCCTTGCTCCAGCTCGTCACCAGCCAGAAGGCGTGCGGGAAGAGCTCGTCCTTCCTCTCCAGCACTACCAACACCACGCGCCGCGCACGGCTCCAGCCCTGCGCCTGGTACTCCCATTCGTACAGGTGGGTGCCCGGCTCCCCTGCGGCACTCCCGAATTCATGAAGCGCGGCAGCGCCGCCTCCCGCTGCAACACGCTGGTGTTGCGCACGCGCGCCACGTAGGGCGTGCCTCGCTCCTCCAGCTTCGCCAGCAGCTTCTCCTCGGGAAAGCCCGCGTCGAAGCGCACCGCCGCCACCTCACACACCTCCTTCTCCACTCGCCCCAGCAACTCGTCGATGAATTCCAGCGCTCCATTGGCGCTGTGCACGTTTCCCTCGCGCAACCTCACGTCCAGCAGGTCTCCCGTCTCGGCGAGACTGGCGACAATCGGGTGGTACATGCGTACTCCGTAGTGCCCGTTGTACGCGCTGCCCTCCTGGTGCCCATGCACCTCCACCGGCAACCCGTCCACGTCCACCGTCACCTGCTTGAGCTTCTGGCCCTTGGGCTGCTGCGCCCTCAGCCTCCGCCCCGTCTGCCACACCAGCGCCTCGTGCAGCACCTTCCGGTTTTCCTCTCGCGCCAACATGGCCGTCAGCCGCGACAAGGTGGGCTGTGAGGCCAACCCCTCCGCTCCCCCCTCTTTCCCCCTCAGCGGCACGCTGCTCTTGCTGTCCGACACCGCCAACCTCAACGCCGCGTCCCTCCTGAGCGCGTCCGCGTCGTCGTGGTCTCTCCACCCTTGCCCCAACAGCAGAAGGTCCGTGCGCACCAACTCCCTCAGCGAGTGGGTTATCCGCTTCTCGTCTCGCGTGTCCGTCAACATCTCCCCCAGCCAGCGCGTCAGCCCCAACCGCTCGTCCACCTCCCTCAGCAGCACCGCACCTGCCTCCGACGTCAACCGCTCCGCCCTCGCCTCCAGCTTCACGGAGCCGTTGAACTCCAGCCCGAAGTCGTTGAGGATTTCACCCATGACGCGCCTCCTGCCTTGTGGTGGTGGATGTCTGAACAACACCCCTCTACCACTCGGGAGGTCAGGCGCGTCACCCTCCTTTTCCGGTCATCCTCCTGCACCTCTCGTGAATAAGGCGGGATCAGTGAGTTCCAGGGTCCAGTCGCCCCAGAAGCAGGCCTTGAAAGGCTGCACGATGTTGCCACCGGGGGCGAACTCACGACCTCCGGCCAACTCGAGTACGGTGGCTCCCTGTTTGGCGAGCAGTGAGACCCGGTTCTCCTTGTCATAACCAAAGTCGTCGTCGATGACGGCCAGGGTGAGCATTTCGCCTACGTGCCGCGTGCCCGCTTTCTTCACCCACCCGAAGAACTGCGGACTGGGATTCTCCTTTCGGAACCCGGGGACCGCCCACTCGTCCCGTACGCGGGCCTTGCGCTGCTTGTCGAGCACGTTGAGCAGCCAGACGGCCGTGACCGGATGCAGGTTTTCGAGCCTGCTGCTGGGCGAGAGCCAACCCTCCGTGTCGAAGAGCATCGGGCGCTTCTTCCCCGTGCCGCTGGTGGGTTTCGTCCCCGCCTGCTCATCTCCATGGACGAGACGTGGCATGTGCACCTCTTTCGCGGGGTCGCACCAGGCCATCTCCACCAACTCTTCCTCGATCACATCCAGGCCGCCGGAGGCTTCGAGCGCCGCTTTCGCCTTTTGCAGCACCGCCTTGACGCTCTCGAGGGCCCACTCATTCTTCTGGACGAGCCGAACGTTGCGCCAGCGCCGGGTGATGCCCTGTGCGAGCAGCCGGCCGTCGGCGCCCGGTAGCGAGACGGTCTGCTCGATGAAGAAGCCCTGCTTCGCCTTGAGCGTCATCCGCTCGGCGACGGCCGGCACCATCAGGGACAGTTGAAGGACTCCGTTCCTGGCCGTGCCGAGCTTGTTCGAATCAATCTTGAGGGACGCGGGCTTGCAGACCTTCCTGCCGTTGAGCAATTCGCCGCAGTCCCGCTGGCGGCACTCCATGCGCGCCCATCCGACATCTGGCACCTCCTGCTCGAAGCACAGCTCGAGCTCGTAGACTCCACCGGCGACCTTGGTGTTCTTGTCGGGAGTCGGCAGGTTGACTGTCTCGATCTCGAGCGTCAGCGGATATTCGAAGCGGCAGCAGGATTTCCAGTCTGGCTTCTCGCTCTTGGGTGCGAACGAGGTGGTCGAATCGAGGAGCGACGCGACGAGTGGCCCATAGCCAAACCCCGACCGATCGATCTTTTTCGCCGCGGAGAAGTAATCCTGGGTCAGCTTGCTGAAGGCATTCCGGTCCTCCTCCGGGAGCGCGCCCTTGAGGTGTTTCTCGATCTCTTCCAGTGTTAGGAAGTTGTCTTCCGAGTCCTCCTTGACCTCGACGAACTCGGGAAGGCGACCACTGCCCGTCTCGATTTGCCTGGCCAGCTCGAGGAGAAGCTTGATGCCGTTCTCCTTGTCCTTCTCCGGGGAAAATACCTGGAAGTGCAGGAACCCCGAACGAACCTCGAACCGTTTGCGCTTCTCGGCGAGCTCCGAGTCCTCCCGCTGGACCCGGAAGTCCTGTGAGAGGATCGCGAGTTGGTCCGGCAAGGGGCCCGAGAACCCCAGGAGTTCCCCGATGTTCACGGGGAAGAAGGGCTCCATGAATGTGACCACGTCACCCTGGGCGAGTGTCACCAGCGCCTCCTCGAGATTTGCCGGCGGCGCCTTGTAGAGCCACTCCTCCTGCCCTTCCTTGTTTCGCAAGGAGATTTCCTGCGCGGTACCGTCTTGGGTGAGAACCTTGTAGGTCTTCTTCCCCGCGCCCTGTTGACCCGCATTCGGAGGTTTCCGGTCGGCCTCGGGGACCGGCTCCTGGGACCAGACCATCGCACCGGGTTTGTCACCCGAGATGCAGACCCAGGCTCCGAAACGTCGCTTGTACAGCTCGCGGAACCAGGGAACCTCCTGGAAGTACCTGTCCAGAGCTGAGGCGGCGATCTCGGCTTTCTTCCTGGCTTCCTCCTCCTTCTTTTGTGCAGCGGAGGTGTTCTGGGTCTTCTGGACCGAGCCGGTGCCCTGGGGCTTTTGGGAAGCGGCAGGGGCGTTCTGGGGCTTCTGGGAAGCGGCGGCCTTCTGGGCCTTTTCCTCGATGGAGGGCGGGAATATCGGCGAGCGCAGGTGCATGTAGAGCGTGTAGAACACGCCCCTGCGAGGACTGGCCTGTGAGGACTGCGCCGTGCCTCCCTGCTGCGATTCCTTGGGAGTCTCCTCGAGCTCATGGCGAACGAGGACGAAACCGGGCCAGTTGCCGAGGGCCTCTGCGACTCCAGGCTTGCGGCATGGAGCTTTTTCGCCGGGCAGACGGGCGGCCACGATGTAGCCTGGAGCGACGGCACTGACGGGGACGAACTCCTGGTCGGCGGGCGGGAACAGATGGATGCCACCGTGGAGGTTTCGCTGGAGACCCAGCAAGTAGTAGCCGCCAATTCCCGTATCGAGCGACTCGTTGTTGTAGAAGCACTGCCAGGGGCTGCTCGAAGCGTTGTTCCCGCGCAAGGGGAAGCTGTATCTGGGCCGGCTGAAGCTGCTGTCGAGCACTTCGGCTGGGACCTCGGTCCTCTTCTCGCGGTAGACATAGCGCCCGCAGTGAGTTCTCGAATGATCCAGGAATAGGTCGTACTCCGAGTCTTTCACTTCAGGGTTCTTCTCGAAGAAAGTCCTCGCTCGCACCAGGTTGAAAGATGCAAAGCCCATGAGAGGGCTGCTCTTGGCAATGAGGCCAGAGCGCATCCTGAAGATCATGTGGCCCGGCCCAATCCGAGAGCCCAGGTCTACATTTCCGCCGCTATGGGGTGCGGAAAGCCGCCCCTTGGACACGAGTCCGATCTTGGTTGAGGGGTCGGCGGTCACCAGCCAGAGTTGTTCCTCCCCTCCCACCTGGAGGATGCAATAGCCGGCAATGACAATGATATGGAGGGGGTTGCCCATCTTCTTGCTATACGATCCAAAGCCCGTGTAGATGACCACCGGATTGTTGGCTCGCAGGCATTCGATGAGATGGGCAAACCTCTCCCTGAGGCGCTTTTCGCTGTTCTTTATGTCGTCGGCCTCGTGGCGCAGGCCCTCTGGGAGCAGGTGGCCTTTTTCGTCCTTATATGAGGACGAGGCACGATAACGCAGGATTCCCCCGAGCCCCGTCGGGCGAGGCCCCCGGGCCGGGAAGATCTGACTGATGGGGAGCGGAACTTCACCATCGGGATCAAGACCGAACCACGCGCAATCGGACTGGACTTCGTAATTTTTCCTTTCCGGGAAGATCGTCCATCCTTTCTTCGGCAGGGAAGGGTCAAAGGGGACCTCGAAGAAGGCCCGTTCACCTGACGGAAATCGGAGGTCGGGCAGACACTCCGGGTCCCCAGCTCTCGAATGAGTAATATATCGCTCGCGTGGGTCTCCACCCTTGATGAGCTGGAAATAGTTGTAGAGCATGGAGCACGAGGTGCGCCCACACCAATCCACCTGCTCGCTTGCATGCACCCTTTGACCAAGGAGAGGGACCTTGATGACATGCCATTCCTTGGCAAGTCGCTTGATCTCCTCCGGGAAAGAGTAGTTGTCGACGGGGAAGACGCGAAGGATCGTTCCATCCTTGCCGCCCGTTTCCACGATGTTGGTGTCCACGCCAACACCGCTTTCGTCTTCCTTGAGGAAGAATTGCTGCTGAATCGCCATTTGACGCCCCCCTCAAATGAGTCACTGCTCGGCGGAGCAGCCAAAATCCTTGATCTTGATGTTCCTGGCCCTGGCAATGGCGTAGTAGCCATCCTCCGTGCTGGATGGCTCGGTCTTCCATTGGGAGACATTTGACTCGTCCGTTGGCCAGGTCAATGTCAGCGACTCCTGATACTCTCTGCGGTCACGCAATTGGAAGTGATACGAGGAGTCACTCTTCGAGACATCCACGACTCGCATGAACTTGGGTGGAGATTCCCCACTGCTGTTGATATCGCCGAAGCGAAGGCTCGCCCGGCGATGAATGTCCACTCGCAGTTGGATTCCGGTAATGATGTCACAGCTCGACTGAACGTACCGTGCCCCCTTCTCCCCCTGGAGCAGATACCAGAGCGCGGGTAGGGAGCGGTAAAGCCGGAAGGACTCCGGGCTTAGTACCGGCATGCCGGGGTACTCCTCCTCGATGACGGTGTACTTCGTCTCGCTCGCATCGGCGGGGCGTGCATCTTCCTGCAGCGCGAGCTTTAGCGCGTCTGCCACCGACGAACTGCTCCGCGATTCGATGATGACATTGAATTCCTCGTCCCCTGCTTTCGGCGAAATGTATCCGGTGTAAACGACGAGGGAGCCATTTCGGTACATGGCGCTGACGAAGTCACCGCCGCGGAGCCTGAACTGGTGCCAGTCGTACTCAATCTTCTCCAGCTCCCAGATGAGGCTCTCCTCACGCGACCGCTGCCTGTTCTGAGAATGGTCCCAACGGCGGGTCACCACGATGGCTTCGTGCAGGCCGCCTTTCACCTTGTCCTTCGCGAGTTGCTCGAAGTTGAGCTCGAAGAAGAGTTCCGCGAGCAAATCCGGCGCCTGTTCGTTCTGAGGGTCGAGAGTCGCCGCCCGTGCGGCGGCATCAAGGCGCACCTTGGTTCTCACCGTGGCGTCCTGCGCCTGAGCCAGGAGCTTGTCGAGGCTGGGCTTGTCCGCGCCGACGAGCGTCTTCAGCGTGAAGCCCTCCGCATCCCCGCACTTGATGCGCACCCACCCCTTGGCCAACTCCTCCAGACACTGGCACTCCGTACCGATGGGGACCTTCTTCACCACCTCAGCACTCGTGGCGGGGCTGCCGCGCAGGTTCACCTCCGAGCCCTGGATATAGACTCGCGCGGCGTCCTGGGCCCACCCCATCGCGGAACTCAGCGCCACCACGCACACGGCCCAGGCGCGGAAGTGGTGCTGCGGGCTTCTCTTCTTCATGAGCCATTCCTCTGAGATGACGTGGAGAGGCGACCCGGCCCGGCAGTGTAGGGGCGGGTACGCCTTTCCCGTCATATGATGACCAGCGAACATCTCCGGGACAGAGCCTGATAGAGGCCCTGCCACAAGGTCAAGGACGGCGCCGCGCACCACCCATTCATGGGCGCCTTGCTCCTACTCGAGGCGTGGAGGGCCAGAGGCCAGTCGGCCTACCTGAGCGGAACCTCCACCGTCTCGCGGACGGCGTTTCCGCGCCGGTCGGTGTACGACAAGTCCAACTGGCCGTCGGAGAAGGAGGCCTCCATCAGGTTGGAGAGCTCCCCGGTAGGCTCCAGGGGCCGGCGGATGAGCATCCATTCCTTCGCGTCGAACATGCCGACGATGCGAATGGGCTGTTGACCGCGCGTGGAGAGCGCGACGCGCTGCCGTTCGGCATCAATGGCCAGTGGCAGCCAGAACGTGGGGGAGGTACGCCCGCTGTTCACGTCCACGAAGGTCGAATAGCCGCACGGGCTGCCGCAGCCACACCGCACATTGTAGAGGCCGGGTCGCAATTCCTCCGTCCTGCGAGAGCCACTGCACTGCGCCACCAACCGTCTCACCACCTCCGGTGCGCCCTTCGCCTCGTCGCCGGACACCGAGGCGCGCTCCGGTTCGGCGACCTTGTACGCGTTCGCACGCTTCGCCGGTACGTACGGTTCGCCTTCTCCCTCCTCCGTCTCGGCAGTCAGAAAGCCCACGTCCGAGGCATTGGACTTCCAGTGGAGCCGGTACCCCCCAAGGCGGTAGGTGTCCCCTTCCTTCGACACTTCCTGGAATGCCTCGAAGGCACCATCCCGCTCGGACCTCGAGAGATAGGCCATCCGGAGCTTCGGCTCCTTGATGATGAAGAAACGTGCACGGTCTCCGGGGGCCTCGGTCAGCCGCTGGTACTTCCCATTCTTGAAGATGAGCCCCACCCACTCGTCGGGAAGCGAATCCATGAGGGCGAACTCCTCCGGGCTGAGCGGCTCGAAACGAACGCCCCAGCGAGTGTCCGCCCCTTTCGGATCCGGAAAGGCCGCACGCCGGCCCAACGCCGCTCCCACGGCATCCGAGACCTTTGCTTCGCTCCGGGAAACCAGGTCGAGCCGCAGCGGCGCATCCTTGTTCGCCTCGAGCCTGCCTCGAAACACCACCAGTTCATTCCCCGTCTTCGTGTCGTTGTCGTAGTGGAGACGGGCGTGAAAGAGAATCAGGAGAAACGCATCGCCGCTCGTCTCGACCCGGTACCAGCTACTGTCGAAGCGGCGGCCGATGCGGGAGCCGATGCACTCCCGCGCCGACGCCGCCGCGCATCCGTCGAGCTCCAGGAACGGTTCGTCCCGCTCGTGGTCCTTCACCTCCTCGCGCAAGAGGTGGAGTTCCCGAGCGAGCCAGGCGCGCTCGAACGCGTCCTGGGCGGCGGCATCACCCGGCCGCAGCGCCAGGGTCTTCTCGGCGGCCTCGAAGCGCGCCTCGAGTTGTGCACCATCCTCCTGCGCTTCCGGGGCGACCTCAGGACGCGTCTCCTGTTGAGCAACGCGCTTCGGTGAAGGCGCCGGGGGGACCGCAGCGGCAGGAACTTCACTCTTCGAGGGCGGCTGGTCGGCAACCGCGTTCGGTCCGGAGCGGGCTCCGCCCGGACAAGCGCAAGCCACCGCGACCAAGAGCACCGACAAGACCACACGACCTTCTCGTTTCGCACTCACCGGCATGTGCCCCCCACGACCAGCACGGAGTTTGAATGAGCCAGATGTCCACTCTACCAGGACCATGCACAAGAAGGATGGGAGGCCTGTTGAAGGCGTGGGCTGGAGCGGAGGGGCCGAGGAGGGCCGCCCGAGTTGTGCGCCCGGCCTGTTCAGAGGCCGCGCAGCCCCCTAGGTGTACACGCCTGCCCAGGCCGCGCTCCCATCAGGTGCGCGGCAGGGGCCTGGGCCTCTTCACGTTGTGCGTCAGGCGGGCATATGACGCACAGGTGTCACACTGTCGGAAATAGACGCACGGACGTCCGGAGCGCCCCTCCCGCTCCGGTGTCCGCTACCTGTTGGGGATCACCGAGCTGACCGTGCTGCGCGGCAGGGTCACCTCGCTCCCGTCCTCATCGACGAGCATCACGTGCTCTTCCGAGAAGCCGACCAGTTGGCCGTGCACCACGGTCCCGTTCCTCTTCACCACCCTGACGGGGAGGAGCGGCGGGTCGGTCTCGGTCTCGTTGGTTTCGGTCTCGGGCTGCTCGACAGGGGCGAGCAACCCGAACCGGGCCAGCGGGTACAGCAGGGTGTTCCGCTTGCCCATGTTCAGGGTGTTGTCGTTGAGCTCGACCCTGGACACGGCCTCCGACTCGAAGAACAGCGGCTCCGAGGGGTCCGCCTCCCCCTGGAACCGGGCCTCCAGCGAGAAGCGGCCGTTCTCATAGCCCGCATGGCCGTTCAGTGAGCTGTTGTTGGCCAGGAAGAGGGTGTCGGCCCAGGCGGCTGAGGCGCCGAGCAACACAGACAAGACGAGCGTCCACCCCTTCATTTCGCGGCCCTCGCGTCAACACCATTGATGATCTCGGGTGAGAAGCCGACGGGCCGCACGATGCGGGCGTGTCTCACCCGTGAATCGGGAATCACATACATCGTGACGTTCATCTTCATCTCCTCGGGAGGCTTCAACGCCACGCCGTAATCCAGCAAGAGCTGGTTGATGG contains:
- a CDS encoding IS1380 family transposase, which translates into the protein MGEILNDFGLEFNGSVKLEARAERLTSEAGAVLLREVDERLGLTRWLGEMLTDTRDEKRITHSLRELVRTDLLLLGQGWRDHDDADALRRDAALRLAVSDSKSSVPLRGKEGGAEGLASQPTLSRLTAMLAREENRKVLHEALVWQTGRRLRAQQPKGQKLKQVTVDVDGLPVEVHGHQEGSAYNGHYGVRMYHPIVASLAETGDLLDVRLREGNVHSANGALEFIDELLGRVEKEVCEVAAVRFDAGFPEEKLLAKLEERGTPYVARVRNTSVLQREAALPRFMNSGVPQGSRAPTCTNGSTRRRAGAVRGAWCW
- a CDS encoding SH3 domain-containing protein, coding for MKKRSPQHHFRAWAVCVVALSSAMGWAQDAARVYIQGSEVNLRGSPATSAEVVKKVPIGTECQCLEELAKGWVRIKCGDAEGFTLKTLVGADKPSLDKLLAQAQDATVRTKVRLDAAARAATLDPQNEQAPDLLAELFFELNFEQLAKDKVKGGLHEAIVVTRRWDHSQNRQRSREESLIWELEKIEYDWHQFRLRGGDFVSAMYRNGSLVVYTGYISPKAGDEEFNVIIESRSSSSVADALKLALQEDARPADASETKYTVIEEEYPGMPVLSPESFRLYRSLPALWYLLQGEKGARYVQSSCDIITGIQLRVDIHRRASLRFGDINSSGESPPKFMRVVDVSKSDSSYHFQLRDRREYQESLTLTWPTDESNVSQWKTEPSSTEDGYYAIARARNIKIKDFGCSAEQ
- a CDS encoding cell envelope integrity protein TolA, with translation MAIQQQFFLKEDESGVGVDTNIVETGGKDGTILRVFPVDNYSFPEEIKRLAKEWHVIKVPLLGQRVHASEQVDWCGRTSCSMLYNYFQLIKGGDPRERYITHSRAGDPECLPDLRFPSGERAFFEVPFDPSLPKKGWTIFPERKNYEVQSDCAWFGLDPDGEVPLPISQIFPARGPRPTGLGGILRYRASSSYKDEKGHLLPEGLRHEADDIKNSEKRLRERFAHLIECLRANNPVVIYTGFGSYSKKMGNPLHIIVIAGYCILQVGGEEQLWLVTADPSTKIGLVSKGRLSAPHSGGNVDLGSRIGPGHMIFRMRSGLIAKSSPLMGFASFNLVRARTFFEKNPEVKDSEYDLFLDHSRTHCGRYVYREKRTEVPAEVLDSSFSRPRYSFPLRGNNASSSPWQCFYNNESLDTGIGGYYLLGLQRNLHGGIHLFPPADQEFVPVSAVAPGYIVAARLPGEKAPCRKPGVAEALGNWPGFVLVRHELEETPKESQQGGTAQSSQASPRRGVFYTLYMHLRSPIFPPSIEEKAQKAAASQKPQNAPAASQKPQGTGSVQKTQNTSAAQKKEEEARKKAEIAASALDRYFQEVPWFRELYKRRFGAWVCISGDKPGAMVWSQEPVPEADRKPPNAGQQGAGKKTYKVLTQDGTAQEISLRNKEGQEEWLYKAPPANLEEALVTLAQGDVVTFMEPFFPVNIGELLGFSGPLPDQLAILSQDFRVQREDSELAEKRKRFEVRSGFLHFQVFSPEKDKENGIKLLLELARQIETGSGRLPEFVEVKEDSEDNFLTLEEIEKHLKGALPEEDRNAFSKLTQDYFSAAKKIDRSGFGYGPLVASLLDSTTSFAPKSEKPDWKSCCRFEYPLTLEIETVNLPTPDKNTKVAGGVYELELCFEQEVPDVGWARMECRQRDCGELLNGRKVCKPASLKIDSNKLGTARNGVLQLSLMVPAVAERMTLKAKQGFFIEQTVSLPGADGRLLAQGITRRWRNVRLVQKNEWALESVKAVLQKAKAALEASGGLDVIEEELVEMAWCDPAKEVHMPRLVHGDEQAGTKPTSGTGKKRPMLFDTEGWLSPSSRLENLHPVTAVWLLNVLDKQRKARVRDEWAVPGFRKENPSPQFFGWVKKAGTRHVGEMLTLAVIDDDFGYDKENRVSLLAKQGATVLELAGGREFAPGGNIVQPFKACFWGDWTLELTDPALFTRGAGG